In Halodesulfovibrio marinisediminis DSM 17456, the sequence TTCATCCACCTCAGGAAGTTCCAATTTCTGGCGCTCTTTCTCGCCTTTACCGGTAAGAACCAGAATCGATGCTGCTAATCCAGCATTTTTGCCGAAATCAACATCAGCCTGTTTATCGCCAATCATAACGGATTCTTGCGGTAATAAGCCATACATATCTTTAAGTTGATTCCACATTCCCGTCTGCGGCTTACGGCAATCACACTCTTCGTCCGGTGTATGAGGGCAAAAAACAGTATCTTCAATTATGGCACCAAACAGTTCTGCAAGCTCATCAAGTCGAACAGTACACGCGTGCAGATCATCTTCTGTAAAATATCCACGACCGATGCCGGACTGGTTTGTGACAACATACATACGCATTTCTGCCTGCTGAAGCGCAGCAAGAGCTCTTCCACCGTCTGGAATAAGTTCCACACCTTCCGGATCGGATAAGTAATGTTTGTCCACAATCACGGTACCGTCACGATCAAGCAGTATATTTTTAATCTGCGCCATTTATTTTTTCCCTGCGTTTCTGTTATCAATTAAACTGGTAGTAGCGTTCGCGACTCTTTCGCACGGCAGTGAGTTTTTTGCAAGAAAATGAGGCCGAGATCAGATTCTGAATAACGGTAGTATGATAGAAGCAGGTACCTTCGAATTTTTTTTATGATACTGTAATTTTTTTTGCAGCGTTAAGATATTGCTATCTGATTAGTTAGTTAATAATAATCAAAAGGAATCGCGACCAGCAAAGCACACAGCACAGCAGTGCTTTAAGTAGAAGCGACGGACGGCGAGTGTACTGATACGCCAACTCAGACAATACATGCACCGCCCACAATGGCAGCGTCTCTTAAGAGTGCACCAAAGAATACAATGCGGAAGCAGTCTACCGGCATGCCGCAATTATATCACTATTCATATATCTTACCTGAAGGAACTACATGTTTGAGTTAATAACCGCCGTTA encodes:
- a CDS encoding D-glycero-alpha-D-manno-heptose-1,7-bisphosphate 7-phosphatase, which gives rise to MAQIKNILLDRDGTVIVDKHYLSDPEGVELIPDGGRALAALQQAEMRMYVVTNQSGIGRGYFTEDDLHACTVRLDELAELFGAIIEDTVFCPHTPDEECDCRKPQTGMWNQLKDMYGLLPQESVMIGDKQADVDFGKNAGLAASILVLTGKGEKERQKLELPEVDEATGYVTVSTENGWTLAVAKDLTAAARWVAEVLVQGDK